From one bacterium genomic stretch:
- a CDS encoding RnfABCDGE type electron transport complex subunit G, which yields MIKNIFKIGINLMIISLIGAIILAITNALTKPKIKEVEEMAKLKARQTVLPQALEFKEFKTKKGFFKGFDCEDKLVGYVISCLAEGYSGGFWIMVGVDKKFKIVEMKILTHKETPGLGNKIEEAEFRNQYKSKGIENLEVVKVPDKDKIQAITGATISSKAVTEAVKKGLEELEKIIKGR from the coding sequence ATGATTAAGAATATTTTTAAAATTGGCATTAATTTGATGATTATCAGTTTAATTGGTGCAATTATTTTAGCCATTACGAATGCACTCACTAAACCTAAAATTAAAGAGGTAGAAGAAATGGCTAAATTAAAAGCCCGTCAGACTGTTTTACCACAAGCACTTGAATTCAAAGAATTTAAAACAAAAAAAGGGTTCTTTAAAGGATTTGATTGCGAAGATAAATTAGTTGGGTATGTTATTTCCTGTCTGGCTGAAGGGTATAGTGGTGGATTCTGGATTATGGTAGGTGTAGATAAAAAATTTAAAATTGTGGAAATGAAAATATTAACTCACAAAGAAACTCCAGGACTGGGTAATAAAATCGAAGAGGCAGAATTCCGTAATCAATACAAATCTAAAGGCATAGAAAACTTAGAGGTAGTTAAAGTGCCAGATAAAGATAAGATTCAAGCGATTACTGGAGCGACTATTTCCTCTAAAGCCGTGACCGAAGCGGTGAAAAAAGGATTAGAGGAATTAGAAAAAATAATCAAAGGGAGGTAG